A region of Bombilactobacillus folatiphilus DNA encodes the following proteins:
- a CDS encoding CidA/LrgA family protein, whose translation MESKEEKAKSAPLLVQMLIYAAVLFVSQFISDLMPKSFPVPTPVIGLVLLYLLLTFHIVKLEWVDSFGGAMIGLIGFLFVPSGISLAANLDVMKKEGVQLVIVIILATIILLVVTAYTTRLLLWISKKIKH comes from the coding sequence ATGGAGTCAAAAGAAGAAAAAGCTAAATCAGCACCGTTATTAGTACAGATGTTAATTTATGCTGCAGTGCTATTTGTATCGCAATTTATTTCTGATCTAATGCCCAAGTCCTTTCCAGTGCCAACTCCGGTTATCGGATTGGTGTTACTGTATCTATTGTTGACATTTCATATCGTAAAATTGGAATGGGTTGATTCGTTTGGTGGTGCAATGATTGGCTTGATTGGATTTTTGTTTGTTCCTTCAGGAATTTCCTTGGCAGCTAATTTGGACGTCATGAAAAAAGAGGGTGTGCAATTAGTTATTGTGATCATTTTGGCAACAATTATCTTATTGGTAGTCACAGCTTATACGACAAGATTATTGTTGTGGATTAGTAAAAAAATTAAACACTGA
- the rplI gene encoding 50S ribosomal protein L9 gives MRVIFTQDVRGKGKRGEVKEVADGYARNFLIKNGKAKAATPKAISELQGKKQAEQREKDEEKASAQMIKTVLEKDETVVEIVSKAGSDGRLFGSIPSKQIAQALAQQYQIELDKRKIDLPEPIKVLGYTNVLVKLYPGIEAKIRVHITEKN, from the coding sequence ATGCGCGTTATTTTTACACAAGATGTCCGAGGTAAAGGCAAACGGGGCGAAGTTAAAGAAGTCGCCGATGGTTATGCTCGTAATTTTTTAATCAAAAATGGCAAAGCTAAAGCAGCGACACCCAAAGCAATTAGTGAATTGCAAGGTAAGAAGCAGGCTGAACAACGAGAAAAAGATGAAGAAAAGGCCAGTGCCCAAATGATCAAGACTGTTTTAGAAAAAGATGAAACCGTGGTTGAAATCGTTTCTAAAGCTGGCAGTGACGGCCGTTTATTTGGTTCCATTCCCAGTAAGCAAATTGCGCAGGCGTTGGCACAGCAATATCAAATTGAGCTGGATAAGCGCAAAATTGATTTGCCAGAGCCGATTAAGGTTTTAGGTTATACGAATGTTTTGGTCAAATTATATCCGGGAATTGAAGCGAAAATTCGTGTTCACATTACTGAAAAAAATTAA
- a CDS encoding LrgB family protein, producing MLKELLSNPLFGILLSLAVFELGQYLFNKTNGFFLFQPLFVAMVLGIIILVVMGKAMDMPTATVYTNFYKPGGDLIFWFLTPATIAFAVPLYKRNDVFKKNWLVILLSLLIGTFISLFLILGVSKIFGLSKMSVDSMMSQSATTAIALPLSTAIGGNAAITAMACIVNAVIIYALGKWLVKWFRLNDDPIGAGLGMGTAGHTVGSAFALKLGSVQGAMAAVAVVVIGIVDNIAVPIFANWMHL from the coding sequence ATGCTCAAAGAATTATTGTCTAACCCTTTATTTGGAATTTTGTTATCTTTGGCAGTTTTTGAATTAGGTCAATACTTATTTAATAAAACGAATGGTTTCTTTTTATTCCAGCCGTTATTTGTAGCGATGGTCTTGGGAATCATCATTTTAGTTGTGATGGGTAAAGCCATGGATATGCCAACGGCAACTGTGTACACGAACTTTTATAAACCAGGTGGCGATTTGATTTTCTGGTTCTTGACACCAGCAACCATTGCGTTTGCGGTGCCGTTGTATAAACGTAACGATGTCTTTAAGAAAAATTGGTTAGTTATTTTGTTAAGTTTGTTAATCGGAACTTTCATTTCGTTATTCTTGATTTTGGGCGTTTCGAAGATCTTTGGTTTGAGCAAGATGTCAGTTGATTCCATGATGAGTCAATCGGCAACGACCGCGATTGCATTACCATTGTCAACAGCTATTGGTGGCAATGCCGCAATTACTGCCATGGCCTGCATCGTCAACGCTGTAATTATTTACGCTTTGGGTAAATGGTTAGTTAAATGGTTCAGATTGAATGATGACCCAATTGGCGCTGGTTTAGGTATGGGAACTGCTGGTCATACCGTCGGTTCAGCTTTTGCTTTGAAATTAGGTTCCGTTCAAGGAGCAATGGCCGCAGTGGCTGTGGTTGTGATCGGTATTGTGGATAACATTGCGGTGCCAATCTTTGCGAACTGGATGCATCTATAA
- the dnaB gene encoding replicative DNA helicase — MSDSMMQRIPPNNEEAEQSVLGSILLRPDKIVEAAEYLTVESFYYHAHQLIFAAMLDLNEQDQAIDVVTVKNNLEAKNQLDDIGGVNYLGDLATIVPTAANVLYYAKIVADKALLRQLINTATDIVAKSFDEQDSDVSEIIDGAERAIMDVGESQNDNGFQKLSDVLNDTIENIDKLAQEDSQLTGLSTGYSELDNMTAGLHPDELTILAARPGVGKTAFALNVAENVAVHSDQTVAIFSLEMGADQLASRLLCAQGSIDANNLRTGNLNDDEWQNLIVAMGILSKTSIYIDDTPGIKMAEIRAKCRRLAKETGNIGLIIIDYLQLIEGTGQENRQQEVSTISRQLKKLAKELHVPVIALSQLSRGVEQRQDKRPVLSDIRESGSIEQDADVVAFLYRDDYYNDDADGDETVDNEDMNAGEVEVIIGKNRSGPRGTVKLLFVKSYNKFAAISPLTEG; from the coding sequence ATGAGTGATTCAATGATGCAGCGGATTCCCCCTAATAATGAAGAAGCGGAGCAGTCAGTACTTGGCTCTATTTTGTTGCGGCCAGATAAAATTGTGGAAGCGGCGGAATATTTAACGGTAGAATCATTTTATTATCATGCGCATCAATTGATTTTTGCGGCGATGTTGGATCTCAACGAGCAAGATCAAGCTATTGACGTAGTCACCGTGAAGAATAATTTGGAAGCCAAGAATCAGTTAGACGATATCGGTGGCGTCAATTATTTAGGTGATTTGGCCACCATTGTGCCGACAGCAGCTAATGTACTCTACTATGCCAAAATTGTCGCTGACAAAGCCTTATTGCGGCAATTAATTAATACGGCGACCGATATTGTGGCTAAAAGTTTTGACGAACAAGATAGCGATGTCTCCGAAATTATTGATGGTGCTGAACGTGCGATTATGGATGTCGGTGAAAGTCAAAATGATAATGGTTTTCAAAAATTATCGGATGTCTTGAATGATACGATTGAAAATATTGATAAATTAGCACAAGAGGATTCGCAGTTAACGGGTTTGTCGACTGGATATAGTGAATTAGATAATATGACGGCGGGTTTGCATCCGGATGAATTAACCATTTTGGCGGCGCGTCCCGGTGTTGGGAAAACGGCTTTTGCCTTAAATGTGGCCGAAAATGTTGCGGTGCATAGTGATCAAACCGTGGCCATTTTTAGTTTGGAAATGGGCGCTGATCAGTTAGCCAGCCGGCTGTTGTGCGCGCAAGGCAGTATTGATGCTAATAATTTGCGGACGGGTAATTTGAATGATGATGAGTGGCAAAATCTCATCGTGGCTATGGGTATTTTGTCCAAAACCTCCATTTATATTGATGATACACCGGGGATTAAGATGGCGGAAATTCGGGCGAAATGTCGTCGATTGGCTAAAGAAACCGGCAATATTGGGTTAATTATTATTGATTATTTGCAATTGATTGAAGGCACGGGGCAAGAAAATCGGCAACAGGAAGTTTCTACGATTTCGCGGCAATTGAAAAAGTTGGCCAAGGAATTGCATGTGCCGGTTATTGCTTTGTCGCAATTATCTCGTGGTGTAGAACAGCGTCAAGATAAGCGACCAGTTTTGTCAGATATTCGGGAATCTGGTTCAATTGAGCAGGATGCGGATGTTGTCGCCTTTTTGTATCGTGATGATTATTATAACGATGATGCCGATGGTGATGAAACGGTCGATAATGAGGACATGAATGCAGGCGAAGTTGAAGTAATTATAGGTAAAAATCGGTCCGGTCCGCGGGGCACGGTTAAATTATTATTTGTCAAATCCTACAATAAATTTGCGGCAATTTCGCCTTTGACAGAAGGGTAA